A stretch of the Planktothricoides raciborskii GIHE-MW2 genome encodes the following:
- the tsaB gene encoding tRNA (adenosine(37)-N6)-threonylcarbamoyltransferase complex dimerization subunit type 1 TsaB, protein MKYSLAINTTTAELGLCLSDFREDFRCQTWNLGQELSTLMHQCLAEFIQPQPWQDFQWLAVAKGPGGFTGTRIGVVTARTLAQQLEIPLFAISTLAAVAWSAVHPTLHPIPTSAAELPQLSVTEEKNMGREKSDLAIAKRRGCAIAVQMPAQRGELFVAIYRVNSQGIEALLDDTVMTPEAWQETLSQWHHLDQKISLPPGSGASVATILQLADLEWQQGKRPHWSDALPFYGQHPVAL, encoded by the coding sequence ATGAAATATTCTCTCGCCATCAATACAACGACTGCCGAACTAGGCTTATGTCTCAGCGATTTTCGGGAAGATTTTCGCTGTCAAACTTGGAACTTAGGACAGGAACTATCCACCTTAATGCATCAATGTCTGGCTGAGTTTATCCAGCCGCAACCCTGGCAAGATTTCCAGTGGCTTGCCGTCGCCAAAGGGCCGGGAGGTTTTACCGGGACTCGGATTGGTGTAGTGACAGCCAGAACTCTGGCCCAGCAATTAGAAATACCTTTATTTGCGATTTCCACATTAGCGGCGGTGGCTTGGTCTGCGGTGCATCCCACCTTGCATCCCATCCCCACCAGCGCCGCAGAATTGCCTCAGTTATCGGTGACAGAGGAGAAAAACATGGGGAGGGAGAAAAGCGATCTGGCGATCGCGAAGCGGCGCGGATGCGCCATAGCCGTACAAATGCCCGCCCAACGGGGTGAATTATTTGTGGCCATTTATAGGGTAAATTCTCAGGGCATAGAGGCACTTTTAGACGATACGGTGATGACCCCGGAAGCATGGCAAGAAACCTTGAGTCAATGGCATCACCTGGATCAAAAGATTTCCCTTCCGCCCGGTTCTGGTGCCTCCGTTGCCACCATCCTGCAACTTGCGGATTTGGAGTGGCAACAGGGCAAACGACCTCACTGGTCAGATGCCCTGCCATTTTACGGTCAACATCCG
- a CDS encoding 3'(2'),5'-bisphosphate nucleotidase, giving the protein MTYAKEKEVAIAAATAAAKLCEQVRADIPQAIEKKDKSPVTVADFGAQAIICQALAAAFPDDPVVGEEDAKELRKPEMAETLTKVTHYVQALSPDATPEDVTRWIDHGNGQVSSRYWTLDPIDGTKGFLRQDQYAVALALVENGEVKVGVLACPAMPLDGGQTGALYVAVRGEGATMVPLSGGEPQRLQVVMADDVANFRFVESVEAAHGDQSKQNAIAQAVGITTESFRVDSQAKYGIVASGKAALYLRLPSPKYPDYRENIWDHAAGAIVVEEAGGRVSDMYGQPLNFAEGSKMMNNRGIVVSNGTIHDQVIAALAEN; this is encoded by the coding sequence ATGACTTACGCAAAAGAAAAAGAAGTAGCGATCGCCGCCGCAACCGCAGCGGCAAAACTCTGCGAACAAGTCCGGGCGGATATTCCCCAGGCGATCGAAAAAAAAGATAAAAGCCCCGTGACCGTGGCGGATTTTGGCGCCCAGGCGATTATTTGTCAAGCTTTGGCGGCAGCATTTCCCGACGATCCGGTGGTGGGAGAAGAAGATGCCAAAGAATTACGCAAACCAGAAATGGCGGAAACTTTAACCAAAGTAACCCATTATGTCCAGGCATTGTCACCGGATGCCACCCCAGAAGATGTGACTCGTTGGATCGATCATGGCAATGGTCAAGTTTCATCTCGCTATTGGACTTTGGATCCGATTGATGGCACAAAAGGATTTTTGCGTCAGGATCAATATGCGGTGGCTTTAGCTTTGGTCGAAAATGGCGAGGTGAAAGTGGGGGTTTTGGCTTGTCCGGCGATGCCCTTGGATGGGGGACAAACCGGGGCGCTTTATGTGGCAGTCCGGGGTGAGGGGGCGACAATGGTTCCCCTGTCCGGAGGTGAACCCCAACGGTTGCAGGTGGTGATGGCAGATGATGTGGCTAATTTCCGATTTGTGGAAAGTGTGGAAGCTGCCCACGGCGACCAGTCTAAGCAAAATGCGATCGCGCAAGCAGTGGGGATTACTACGGAGTCATTCCGAGTGGATTCTCAGGCGAAATATGGCATTGTGGCTTCCGGGAAAGCGGCGTTATATTTGCGGTTGCCTTCGCCAAAATATCCCGATTATCGGGAGAATATTTGGGATCATGCCGCAGGGGCGATCGTGGTGGAAGAAGCCGGTGGTCGAGTCTCGGATATGTATGGTCAGCCTTTGAATTTTGCTGAAGGCAGCAAGATGATGAATAACCGGGGGATCGTAGTGAGTAATGGCACGATTCACGATCAAGTAATTGCGGCTTTGGCTGAGAATTAA